In Burkholderia lata, the DNA window AAGCGATCGCGCAACGGGTTGGTCAGCATCCCGGCGCGAGTGGTGGCGCCGACCAGCGTGAACGGCTGCAGGTCGAGCTTCACGCTGCGCGCGGCCGGGCCTTCGCCGATCATGATGTCGATCTGGTAATCCTCGAGTGCCGGATACAGGATTTCCTCGACGACCGGCGACAGCCGGTGGATCTCGTCGATGAACAGCACGTCGTTCGCTTCGAGGTTCGTCAGCAGCGCGGCGAGATCGCCCGCGCGCTCGAGCACGGGGCCCGACGTCTGGCGCAGGTTCACGCCCATCTCCCGCGCGATGATGTGCGCGAGCGTCGTCTTGCCGAGGCCCGGCGGCCCGAACAGCAGCACGTGGTCGAGCGGCTCGGAGCGGCGCTTGGCGGCTTCGATGAAGATCTCGAGTTGGCCGCGCACCTTTTCCTGGCCGACGTAGTCGTCGAGCTGGCGCGGCCGCAGCGCACGTTCGAACACCTCCTCGTGCGACGAGGCGGGCGTGGCGGCGATGATCCGCTGCTCGGTGGCGAGTTTGTCGGTTTCAATCATGCGGCCATTGTACCGCGCGCCGCTATCCCGCCCACCTGGCCGAACGGCCGACTGGCGAGCGCTGCGCGGCCGCGCGACACTGGCTTCAACGCACCGGCTGGCGGTGCGTCATGCGGGCATCGTGCGTGGGTCAGACCTTCGACAACGCCTTCAATGCGAGCTTGATGCCTTCGG includes these proteins:
- the ruvB gene encoding Holliday junction branch migration DNA helicase RuvB, with protein sequence MIETDKLATEQRIIAATPASSHEEVFERALRPRQLDDYVGQEKVRGQLEIFIEAAKRRSEPLDHVLLFGPPGLGKTTLAHIIAREMGVNLRQTSGPVLERAGDLAALLTNLEANDVLFIDEIHRLSPVVEEILYPALEDYQIDIMIGEGPAARSVKLDLQPFTLVGATTRAGMLTNPLRDRFGIVARLEFYDAEQLSRIVRRSASLLNAQIDPNGALEIAKRSRGTPRIANRLLRRVRDFAEVKADGQITAAVADAALAMLDVDPVGFDLMDRKLLEAILYKFDGGPVGIDNLAAAIGEERDTIEDVLEPYLIQQGFLQRTPRGRVATLLTYRHFGLSVPDTGRTERGEWDTPDGK